The sequence below is a genomic window from Sulfuracidifex metallicus DSM 6482 = JCM 9184.
CCTTTATGAAATGGCATTAGTTAGAAAATCATTAGGATAAAATGACCAGAATATTGGTAAGTGGATTAGTTCCTTTTGATGCCGGTAAAACCACCTTTTCTTTAAAACTAATCTATCTTTTTAGCTCAATAGGAAAAAGGATATTTCCTTTCAAACCAGTAGCAGGTCACAATATCTGGTATAGTCAATATACAGTTCAGGAGTCTCTAAATCTGGGTCTTCTCATAGGGAACGATGCATTGAAATACTTTAAGGCCACAGGAATAGATCCGCGTTACATAAATCCTGTATCAATAATCTCTGTTCCAATAGACCTTGAAAAGATTAACATGGATTTTCTAGAATATGAAAAATATATGTCGAGTGACTTCTTCTTTATGATGAGAAGATCTCGTTTTCTAGGCAGTAAAATAGAAGATCATTATTATGTTTCTAAAGCTATAAGAAAAATAATAATTAATTTAGAAGATGTTAATAAGTTAATAAAAAGATTTAATCCAATTGAGATAGACGACTTGGTTCAGGCGATTCTAGATTCTCATGAAGATGTGTCAAACAGTCTCCAGAATTTTTTGGGAAAAACTGAGCATGACTGTGAAATAATAGAGTCATATAATGATGCTATATCACCAGTTAGACTATCTCATTTAGATTATCTGTTTTTATTATCTCCAGGCAAGGCCTTTTTAGTGAAAGGAGATAGACTAATAAAGGTCTTGTCAGTGATGTCTTCTCCGCCCTGGGTCATAAGATCTGGTTCTATACTCAAGTATCTAAGCCGAGATATAATACGTTCTTTTGATCTTCCTGTTGATGACTCTATTATAGATGTCATATATAGGAAATGAGATAAACGATAAAGTAGTCATCGAAGCAGAAGGTCTAAAGGATAAAAATTTTTCTAAGAAGTCCTAAAAAATAAGAAGAAAGTTATAAATAAAATACTATGTTGCCTACTTTATTGTTTCGTTTGCAATGCTATTTTGCCGTTATTGGGATCGTATAGTTTACCGATCTGTCTCAAAGCTGCGAATGCTACTCCCATTCCTCTCTGCACATCTGGATCCTTCAGTTCTCCTAAAATTGCCCACATTCCTTTTACTGGCTTTACGTTCTCTGTCTTTAAAGCTTCTCCAGTAGCACTTATTAAGTAAGTGAAGTACTTGAAGTTATTAAGATCGATTGTAGCTAAGTCCTTTGTTATTTGATTCCAATAGGTCATCAAGTTAAGTGTGAAATCATTGACTACCCCGCCTATTATCTTTCCTAAGCTTTCCTCGTCTTTTATCAGTCCTTTTATTGGATCTAATACGCCGTTCTTACTTAGGTCTTTCAGTATGTCAAGCACATTCTTTACGGCGTTAACAGTGTCTTCGTCAGCTACGACATCAACTAGGTCTATTAGGTTGTCCCACTTTTCAATCAATCCTAAAGTTCTGTCGTTCACTATAGCTCCTAGTATCTTACCAAGGTATTCCTCATCAGTAAGCATTCCTCTTATAGGATCCAAAATTCCAGTCTTCTTTAGATCTCCGAAGAAGCCTAGCAAATACTTAAGGTTAGATATGGTATCAGCGTCAGTGAACATCTCTACTAGGTCTAAAAGCTTGTTCCAATTTGTAGCTATTTCCATTGTTCTGTCGTTCACTATAGCTCCTAGTATCTTACCAAGGTATTCCTCATCAGTAAGCATTCCTCTTATAGGATCCAAAATTCCAGTCTTCTTTAGATCTCCGAAGAAGCCTAGCAAATACTTAAGGTTAGATATGGTATCAGCGTCAGTGAACATCTCTACTAGGTCTAAAAGCTTGTTCCAATTTGTAGCTATTTCCATTGTTCTGTCGTTCACTATAGCTCCTAGTATCTTACCAACGTACTCTTCGTCGTCCAGTACTCCTCTTATTACATCCAGAAGTCCTAACTTGTCAGCGCTTTGAATTATATCAAGCATTCTGTTTAGACTATCTAATTTATCTTCAGAAAGAAGTTTATCTAAAGCATCAAGTTGGGTATTCATTAAAAAAATCACCAGCTTGCGAGGAACTTTTCTAGTGCCATATCTCCTTTAGTCCACATGAAATACTTCGTGAATAGTTCTTTCTTCAAGTGGTTCATCGGTGCTGGATCAGCGACTGTTACATTTCCACCGTACCAAGTATCATCTTTGACTGCCACCGCGAATCCTTCGTAAGGATTATCAGCTACGCATACGATGGTTGGATAGTATGTATCTACTTTGGTTGGAACTCCTAATCTGTTAGCTAAGTGCTGTGCAGCTATTCTTCCAGTCATTACTGCAAGGTACCCTAACTTCGGTATTGTGAGTGAGTTGGAGTCTCCTACTGCATAGACGTTATCGTACTTTATAGAAACCATGTTTCCGTCAGTGGGTATGAATCCTCCGTCGTCTACTAGGTCAGGAGTGGAGTTCTTTAGAGCTGGGTTACCAGTATATGGTGGTAAGACTATTGTTAGATCGCTTGGTAGCTTCTTTCCATCTTCAGATATGATTTCCTTGTCAGTTATTTCCTTAATCCTAAATCCGTGAACTAAGTTTACGCCTAGCTGCTGGTATATTGACGCAACTGCCTTCCTTGATCCTACTGACAGATCCGATAGATACTCACCAGGGGAGTATACAGTCATTTTCACCTTGTTGAGCATTCCCTTTTTCATGAAGTAACCATGTAACATGAGAGACATCTCAAATACTGGTCCTTCACAAGCTGAGTCTCCTGTTGGTACGTAGTTCTCAGGAACCTTTGGCTTAGGATTATGTCCCTGGTAGAAATATCCTGAGCCAATGGTTATGTTACCTCCTTTGAAGTTATTGAGCTTTTCTCTGAGCTTTACAGCATATTCTGGCTCACATACGCTGTAACCGTACTGGTCCCAACCCTTTAGAAGCTCAGTTGCTAGATGTGCACCTATTCCTACTATTACGTAATCATAATCTTCCTCAACTATTGACCCATCAGGTCTTTTGTATAC
It includes:
- a CDS encoding ATPase, whose translation is MTRILVSGLVPFDAGKTTFSLKLIYLFSSIGKRIFPFKPVAGHNIWYSQYTVQESLNLGLLIGNDALKYFKATGIDPRYINPVSIISVPIDLEKINMDFLEYEKYMSSDFFFMMRRSRFLGSKIEDHYYVSKAIRKIIINLEDVNKLIKRFNPIEIDDLVQAILDSHEDVSNSLQNFLGKTEHDCEIIESYNDAISPVRLSHLDYLFLLSPGKAFLVKGDRLIKVLSVMSSPPWVIRSGSILKYLSRDIIRSFDLPVDDSIIDVIYRK
- a CDS encoding DUF1641 domain-containing protein, which encodes MNTQLDALDKLLSEDKLDSLNRMLDIIQSADKLGLLDVIRGVLDDEEYVGKILGAIVNDRTMEIATNWNKLLDLVEMFTDADTISNLKYLLGFFGDLKKTGILDPIRGMLTDEEYLGKILGAIVNDRTMEIATNWNKLLDLVEMFTDADTISNLKYLLGFFGDLKKTGILDPIRGMLTDEEYLGKILGAIVNDRTLGLIEKWDNLIDLVDVVADEDTVNAVKNVLDILKDLSKNGVLDPIKGLIKDEESLGKIIGGVVNDFTLNLMTYWNQITKDLATIDLNNFKYFTYLISATGEALKTENVKPVKGMWAILGELKDPDVQRGMGVAFAALRQIGKLYDPNNGKIALQTKQ
- a CDS encoding FAD-dependent oxidoreductase, with the translated sequence MPKVLVLGGRFGGLSAVYTLKRLVGNKADIKLINKDRFTYFRPALPHVAIGVRDVEELKIDLSQAMPEKGIQFQQGEVMKIDAPKSTVVYKRPDGSIVEEDYDYVIVGIGAHLATELLKGWDQYGYSVCEPEYAVKLREKLNNFKGGNITIGSGYFYQGHNPKPKVPENYVPTGDSACEGPVFEMSLMLHGYFMKKGMLNKVKMTVYSPGEYLSDLSVGSRKAVASIYQQLGVNLVHGFRIKEITDKEIISEDGKKLPSDLTIVLPPYTGNPALKNSTPDLVDDGGFIPTDGNMVSIKYDNVYAVGDSNSLTIPKLGYLAVMTGRIAAQHLANRLGVPTKVDTYYPTIVCVADNPYEGFAVAVKDDTWYGGNVTVADPAPMNHLKKELFTKYFMWTKGDMALEKFLASW